gagttcactacgggtttgaaagatttcctcgtagtggctaatgcgaacaagcaggggggttttgttatctgtccatgtgttatctgtaagaatcagaagggttactcttcctcaagagatgttcacatgcatctgcttcggcacggtttcatgccaagctataattgttggaccaagcatggagaaagaggggttataatggaagaagatgaagaaggggatgatttcatcgatgaaagctatcttgctcatttcggtgatactttcatggaggatgctgaaggtgaaggggaaggtgaagaagaggcacgtgatgatcccgttgatgatcttggtcggaccattgctgatgcacggagacgctgcgaaactgaaaaggagagggagaatttggatcgcatgttagaggatcacagcaaggcgctgtaccccggatgcgatgatggtctgaaaaagctgggctgcacactggatttgctgaaatggaaggcagaggcaggtgtagctgactcggcatttgaaaacttgctgaaaatgttgaagaatatgtttccaaaggataacgagttgcccgccagtacgtacgaagcaaagaaggttgtctgccctctaggtttagaggttctgaagatacatgcatgcatcaacgactgcatcctctaccgcggtgaatacgagaatttgaatgaatgcccggtatgcactgcattgcgttataagatcagaggcgatgaccctggtgacgatgttgagggccagaaacccaggaagagggttcccgccaaggtgatgtggtatgctcctataataccacggttgaaacgtctgttcaggaacaaagagcatgccaagttgttgcgatggcacaaagaggaccgtaagtcggacggggagttgagacacaccgcagatggaacgcaatggagaaagatcgacagatggttcaaagattttgcagctgacgcaaggaacataagatttgctctaagtacggatggcatgaatccttttggcgagcagagctccagccatagcacctggcccgtgactctatgcatctacaaccttcctccttggttgtgcatgaagcggaagttcattatgatgccagtgctcatcgaaggtccgaagcaacccggcaacgacatcgatgtgtacctaaggccattagttgatgaacttttacagctgtggggtggtgtccgtgtgtgggatgagcacaaacaagaggaatttgacctacgagcgttgcttttcgtaaccatcaacgattggcctgctcttagtaacctttcgggactgtcaaataagggatacaatgcatgcacgcactgcttacatgagacttaaagtgtacatttgccaaattgtaagaagaacgtgtaccttgggcatcgtcgatttcttccgaaaattcatccagtaagaaagaaaggcaagcattacaacggcaaggcagatcaccggccgaagcctgcggaacgcactggtgctgaggtatttgatatggtcaaggatttgaaagtcatctttggaaagggtcctggcggacaatcagttccgaagggagctgacgggcacgcagccatgtggaagaagaaatctatattctgggagctagaatattggaaagtcctagatgtccgctctgcaatcgacgtgatgcacgttacgaagaatatttgcgtgaacctcctaagcttcttgggcgtgtatgggaagacaaatgatacaaaggaagcacggcaggaccagcaacgtttgaaagaccctgatgaccggcatccggaatggtttcaaggtcgtgccagctacgctctgaccaaagaagagaaggtcatcttttttgaatgcctgagcagtatgaaggtcccgtctggattctcgtccaatataaagggaataataaacatggcggagaaaaagttccaaaacctgaagtctcacgactgccacgtgattatgacgcaattgcttccgattgctttgagggggctcctgccggaaaatgttcgagtagccattgtgaagctatgtgcattcctcaatgcaatctctcagaaggtaatcaatccagaagttctaccacggttacagaacgatgtgatccaatgtcttgtcagtttcgagttggtgttcccgccatccttcttcaatattatgacgcacctcctggttcacctagtcgaagagattttcgttctcggtcatgtatttctacacaatatgttccccttcgagaggttcatgggagtattaaagaaatatgttcgtaaccgtgctaggccagaaggaagcatcgccaagggctatggaaatgaggaggtaattgcgttttgtgttgactttgttcctgaccttaagccgattggtcttcctcgatcgcggcacgaggggagactaagtggaaaaggcacgatcggaaggaaatcaacgatatgtatggacggccattctctgactgaagcacaccacactgtactgaccaattccagcttggtggctccgtactttgagaaacacaagaatattttacgctcggagaacccggggaagcctgaatcctggattaggaaggcccacatggagactttcggcagttggttgagaaaacatttaatgaatgacaatgatgttgtagatcagctgtacatgttggccaagacaccatcttcgactataacgactttccaagggtacgagataaatgggaatacattttacacgatcgcccaagataaaaagagcaccaaccaaaacagtggtgtccgctttgatgcagcaaccgagaatgggcaaaaggtcacatattatggttacatagaggagatatgggaacttgactatggaccctcctttaaggtccctttgttccggtgcaaatggttcaagctaacaggaggtggggtaaaggtggaccagcaatacggaatgacaatggtggatttcaacaatcttggttaccttgacgaaccattcgtcctagcgaaagatgtcgctcaggttttctatgtgaaggacatgagtagcaaaccgaggaaacggaaagataagaaaacgatcagtgcatcatgcgatgatccaaagcgccacattgttctttcagggaaaagaaacatcgtgggagtggaggacaagacagacatgtcagaagattataatatgtttgctgaaattccgcccttcaaagtgaacaccgacccaagcattaagttaaatgatgaggatgctccatggatacggcacaatcgtaagcaagcagggacacaagggaagaaatgatgtgtaataatttattgtatcaaaccttttgtcaaaccttcaaggggttttaaaatgaattagttttatttttctgatttttttgatatataattgtatttttaagattttaaaatgaattagttttatttttctgattttaaaaggaaaaaggaagaagcagaaagaaggaaaaaggaagaaaaaacagaagaaaaaaacagaagaaaaaaggaaaaacagaagaaaaaacaaacagaagaaaaacataaaaaaaacagaagaaaaaaacagaagaaaaagaaaaagaaaaaaggaaaaaaggaaaaaaaatgccacctactgggccaccacggcctgaatacgactagaaacccattaaagggccaggattcaggcccgcagaaggcccagtaggcccacatgcacatagtgacagaataggcccgtaagcctgcatttgagaggagctcggagtggtgagcgcagccgcgcttataaaccactgtcgaagcctctcggctagcgaggtgggactaaacatcccaccgcaccgcgccagttctagcacagacctttagtcgcggttggggaggagggccgcgactaaaggtaccctttagtcgcggtccgcctctccaaccgcgactaaagggtctttctgcgcgggaacggaggcggcgccaaaaccctttagtcgcggttggggaggcggaccgcgactaaagggtacctttagtcgcggcccgcctccccaaccgcgactaaagggtctttctgcgcggggacggaggcggcgccaaaaccctttagtcgcggttggtgtggcgggccgcgactaaagggtacctttagtcgcggtccgtctctccaaccgcgactaaaggtgcgtctatatatactgcacttagcagttttgccacttcccattctcctctctctcgacgccgacgccctgccccgaccgacgccgacgccgacgccctgccccgacgccgacgccgacgccgaagccctgcgcgccgccgcccccgtccccagtgagcgccgccgcccccgtccccagtgagcgccgccgcccccgtccccagtgagcgccgccgccgccctgcccttgcccgccgccctgcccttgcccgccgcccccgtccccagtgagcgccgccgccgccctgcccttgcccgccgtgcgttgcaaggaagaaggaagaagaaaaaggaagaagaagaagaaagaaaaaggaaaaaggaagaagaaaaaagaaagaagaaaaaaaaggaagaagaattttttgtgtctaataaaaagaaaagaaaaacgaaacagaaaaagaaatgaaaagaaatgaaaataaacaaaagaaaaagaaaaagaaaataaacaaaggagaacattttgtaaaaaaaaaagaaaaagaaaaagaacaatgaacaaaaaaagaaaagaaaaacgaaacagaaaaagaaaggaaaagaaatgaaaataaaaaaagaaaaagaaaaagaaaataaacaaaggagaacattttttaaaaagaaaaagaaaaagaacaataaacaaaaaaagaaaagaaaaacgaaacagaaaaagaaaggaaaagaaatgaaaataaaaaaaagaaaaagaaaaagaaaataaacaaaggagaacattttttaaaaagaaaaagaaaaagaacaataaacaaaaaaagaaaagaaaaacgaaacagaaaaagaaaggaaaagaaatgaaaataaaaaaaagaaaaagaaaaagaaaataaacaaaggagaacatttttaaaaagaaaaagaaaaagaacaataaacaaaaaagaaaagaaaaacgaaacagaaaaagaaaggaaaagaaatgaaaataaaaaaatggtTGGGAACCCTCGTAGGTGCGTTCGCTCGACAGTTTCGGCGTCGGCTACAACGGGCCGGTGCATTAGCAGCAGTACAAcgggcgagggttataaatgtgttgtcctcgcctcccctctccgtgacgccgtcgtctgccgccccgtctcgcgctctaccgcgacaccctctcccaccccttcctcgcccccggcttttgccaccgccctttcgccaccgccaccgccaccgccccccttcttcacttaattaatttgtttttactacatgttttcaggactgacataatggcggacgatagagctgacccgattatggacaactatgatccggacggtgaagcacatatgttcggcatcataaacggcgatattcaatatgtgccgaccggagaagaagaagatgatatctcttcttatctgaaccttgacggtcaagatgaagggcgccgtcagcaagatgatgccgaacaaacgtcgataaacgacgatcttcaaatggaagtagcaaccacctccggcgccgaggtatatatatacattgagcctctggtgatacaaactaactgatttgaataaatatgtgtgtactaacgcgcgcgactctttcttattttagccctcggccggatcgtcgaaacaatcgagtacgtcgtcaaagcgtggcgcaaccaagacgatgaaacaaggagaaacatgcaccatcgaggttgtcgacagtgcaaccggcaggccgctggagccccgcaagaacgccaccaagtttgtcagccaatgcggagccattgttagagacaacgtctcgatcaccgtccaggagtggaatgagccaaagaaggcacgaattgatggtttcacttttgtcgataagagaacaaaaaaagattgcttcaagaagcttatggaacatttcgttctacctccggaatacaacaaattcgatgaggagggtaacaagattgaggaaaacaaggagaggaggaggctagtcaaacagttcgctcttcataagatggccgacgcattccggaaattcaagcaaaatctagcccacgactttgtcaagcagaacaagactccggatttcaaaggacaatatgagaaactgaaagatgattggccagaatttgtgaagcaaaagaaatcggagcagttcattcaaatatcgaaaaaaaataaggaaaatgcggctaagaaggagtacaatcatgttatggggccaggagggtatcgcctttgggagcctaggtgggagaagatggagaacgagctgagggcgcgaggaatccgtcctggtacggagggatgggacccaagggccaaaagctggtggtacgggcatgggggaacgctgaacccggagacaggggagtgtgtttaccggggcaaattaattaaacccacccaagcccttattaacgcaatgagggatgctcaacaggggaagatcaagttcaacagagagaacgacgcgctgacaaaagcccttgggaatcctgaacacggaggacgtgtacgaggcatggggcacattccgtggaaaatagggttcccccagaacgatgacccgtacggttacagaagccgtaagagaaagatggatcaggaagcagatgttgtggcgcggttggcatcggaaatggaggtgatgaagaaaaccatgagtgtactagtagccgaaagagatgcagctcgggtgcagcatgaagatcatccagcggatctcggaagccagcagcggagaagcagcgtggcttccacggaggccccaccggagcctctggtggtccaaattactgcaccggagcctctggtggtcgaaattacttcatcggagcctcctcgctaccccgtggacgatataaaggagatgaaagaatgtcatctgtattatcctatcgggaacatgtccatgaaggtagccatcggcagtgctttaccatgtttacctggagcactccaccacaacaaccccattcaagatggctatgctcgtgtcacggtggaggacatagtccaagggtttgaggacctggagattgacattgctacacctgaaggggagaaaagacttggagatgtcaagcgccatttcattctatggcaaaagaagtttatcaagtttccaggcgaggcgccaaggacaacaagtccaccaccctacggtggtggtggtggcggtggcggtggtggtggtggtggtggtggtggcggttcacctacacctccgtcacgtgagccgacgccgccccccagtccacaacgtccggcgggtgatcagccgccgccccccagtcctcgtccggcgggtgatcagacgccgccccccaatccacctccggcaaagaagcagaagcagtcctggattattaacccggacccttatgtacctaagaccacaaaggtaccggagccatcactgaagcctctccccacaaggccttgggaacgtagtgccgaggaagtcgacgcggccgcggctgctgatttggagaaatggaaggcggactgcaagaagaaaacagagcccgagcccaagccagtattttctgatgagcaaaagaagtgggctaagtcatttttgagcacaccgtcccaagccgcgaagaatctgcctaacgactatgcacgtgaacttcgcaggcaggcactcatgttcaaggagaacaaagagcgggagaaggccgaaagtaaaaaaagcgggaaacaagttgcccagctcggggaacaaagtaaacaatcgattgccccgcttatagtggaagccttctgtccggatgaccccgagatcatacaagctgcggcagcacagggattgactgtaacgagtgccagagaacaagcggccaacttaggtattactcttcgtgaactgttaggccttgatgaggcgccagtgaaggaggtagtaattacatatgtcaagaatgggcctctcgtcgagcctgcggaggaaaaggatctacctccacaaatgaaaggtctgctgaaatggtacaagggttacataaaaaataaaaacgccaaagaatatatttatgcggaagttagacatgagcatcacttcaaacattactatgtacaaattgaactgagtgaattgttccagcttttcaatctgcgcgagctcgataaatctatcatcagttgctacgttctgtaagtgatttattaatttctaccccatctcgttcatattgcctgcactatatatatgtcctaactatattgttgtgtccgctattatacatgcagaatgaagattaaggaatgcagagtaagaaacatccatgatgttggattcattgacccacacatcgttaatggacatgtgttggagcgttaccccgccgacgtggaggcagacctgtggcagtttcttacaaagcaggaactcaaaagtgatattctatttccttaccattttgagtgagtgtttctgtcttgagcacattctcttttgtttactccatgcatggtatgtggccggctaatcgatgagttatgcatgacgtactgtgcatgtatcgtgtccgcaggttccactggattctgctagtaattaaagttaacacctcagaatgtctcgtccacgactctgtgaatatggatccaaagctttggggcggcatgagaagaatgctgcagaagtaattattttcattcatttgcgctctatatcgatcggactatttcgttcatttcctaatatcaagtaactaattaataactctcttgttcatttaattttctttgcctcgtagggtttggagacggttcgtagatacaaaggtcggtgaattcaaaaaagagctagaattcaaaatgttaaaggctaagaatgctggggatattcagccaccggagaccaatctatgtggatactatgtctgtgagatgatccggagatacacctctgagcgggttccgagtgataccaatgctaagaggaataacctccggtggatgcttagtccagaagctcgcttccgaccacttcaagaggaactagctggatggttcagcagggaagtcctccatcctaaaggagaacactattacgaggacgtagaactttatatgcattaaatcatgtatggaaacttgttcaaaattgtatatggtcatccgatgatattgaatatatattgtatattcctcttgaattcttttcggttctaatttcaaatttatttgaaattgtacattcatatgcatgtatgtagtaccgtagaatatatgaaactccttctaaattaaaataaagcacaaaagaaataaaacaatacaaattaaacagaaaacaggtttaaggggggaggtttagggggggggggggctaaaaccctaaacctgcggcggcctttagtcgcggttggccagaagaaccgcgactaaaggtcctccgccccgacggccacctggcgcccacgtggacgggcctttagtcgcggttcttaagcaaccgcgactaaaggggggggcctttagtcgcgcccggtcggtcgcggttgcgcaaccgcgactaatggcagttgcgaaccgcgaccaaaggccttttttccaccagtgccAGCAGCAGCAATGGGTGATGAGACGAGCCCGGCCCCGACGCCGATGGGGATGCCCCCCTGCGTGCTGCGTCGTCAAGACAAGCGGTACCTATTCATTTTGTCATTTGAAATTTTATTGTTAGATTTACCACAAAAATGTATCAGTTTCTCTATctatatatactcatatctaccataGTATCTATACACATATGGTAGAAAATAAATGACAGTGCTTATCTTTTCCAGCTGGAAGAGCGTCATTATTGGAGTTGCTTCTGGGACGGGCCTTGTACTTTTGGCTCTCATTGCATTCCTTGTTTTCAACAAATTTAAGTGCCGGAGGGCCCAAATGTTGGAAGGGAAGTACTTCCAGCGAAACCGTGGGCAATTGCTGCAACAATTGGCATCTCAAAGAGCTGATGTTTCAGAGAAAATGATCATGACCTTGCAAGAGCTAGAGAAGGCAACAAACAATTTTGATCATGGTCATGAAATTGGTAGTGGTGGGCATGGCACCGTGTATAAAGGGATTTTGTCAGACCTCCATGTTGTAGCTATTAAAAAACCAAAGATGGTATCTCAAAGGGAGATTGATGAGTTTATTAACGAGGCTGCTATCCTATCACAAATTAACCACAAGAATGTGGTAAAACTATATGGTTGTTGCTTTGACACGGAAGTCCCACTATTAGTCTACGAGTTCGTATCCAATGGAACTCTTCGTGATCATCTTCATGTTGAAGGACCGATATCATTATCATGGGATGACAGACTACGAATAGCAACGGAAACGGCTAGATCTCTAGCCTATCTTCACTCAGCAACTTTAATACCAATCATCCATGGAGATATCAAGCCTGCTAACATACTTCTGGATGATACTCTAACAACAAAGATAGCAGACTTTGGAGCTTCAAGATACATTCCATTGGACAAATCAGGGTTAACAACAATGGTGCAAGGCACACTAGGATATCTAGACCCAGTGTATTTGCACACAGGGCGCCTCACAGCAAAAAGTGATGTTTATAGCTTTGGTGCTATGCTTATAGAACTGATGACCAGAAAGAAGCCATTTGATTATATGGCTAGCGAAGACAATATCCTTGTGGAACATTTTGCTACCTTATTTGCAGAAGGCAATTTGTCACTAACATTAGATCCACAAGTTATGAATGAGGGTGGTAACCTAATTGAAGAAATCGCTGGAATTCCAGTAGCATGTGTGAAATTAAGAAGGAGGGAACGACCAACCATGAGAGAAGTGGAATTGAGATTGCAAGTCACTCAATCATCTAGGGGATTTAAGGCGAATGTTAATACTGTAGTAGATTCTCCGTTACATAGAGATGAAAGAATCAAAGAGGGGTTGACTAGCAGACAATATAGTATGGAAGAAGAGTATATGTTATCTGCAAGATATCCGCGGTAGTGCCGCTTACACAAGAATTGAGTGCAATTATCTTTCAGAGATTATGTGCACTTGGTTACCCTAATCAGAATATGCTCCTAATTTTTAAAAAATTAGCATAGTTTTTTTAgctatttagtttattttattttcttgcatttacAGTAAACTCAAGGTCTGTTTTGGAGCTCATTCTAGTCGATTTGTTTAGCAGAGAGGATTTTTTATACCTCATGTAACTAAACAATACTTGATAGTTTTTCTTTAAACTATAAGATACTAGCTCTAGTTCAAGAATATAAAATTTGCATGGTCATTGGCTTCATGGAGTGCCTGCTGAGTAAAGCCTCATTTCATTCACTGAAATAACAAAACAATTTAGGAAAAATCCATTTGAAACATGAGAAGTCCATATATCTTTAAAAGGGAAAAAACACTTGCTTTAAGGGGAACTATAATTTATAGATGTGTAGCATGAGTTTCCAGTCTACTCATGCGCGCGGCCCGAATCAGCTCACCTTGAAGTTCAAATAAATGGCTTCAGTTCCGATAAGGGTGCATAATTATGCGAACACTAAACATTCAACTTGTTTCATCACACGTTTGGTTGGAGCTAATCATTGGTATTAGGACAATCTTATGTTATTAACATGTGTGCATGTGGTGGTGGGCGTCTATGTTATACTCGATGACTAAAAAAGGACTTCGTATGGCTGAGAAACAAAGAAGAATATAAAAATGAAAATAGACTGTGCAAAACGGTAATACAAAAGAATTTGTATTGGAACAGATGGCACCTATCTATTATGCAGAACGGTAACACAAGTTAACCAGAAAAAAGAGAATAGTTAGAAAATCCCACAAAAAACAAACGAGAGGAGAGATTTAGGAATATGGTTCATCCGAACCTATGCCAGTGCCATTCGATCTATGACAGCTCCCCTTGTCGATTCAGGCCTGTTTAGCATTCAAATTGTTCAGTCTATCATAATCTTTCTCTTGGCCAGCTTGCTTGTAGGCTTGCCTTTTTTTAACGGGATGGGCTGGCACACGCCCCTATGTAATGTAGCAGTAAGCAATCTGTTTTTTTTATCTAGTATTGTCTCATATGGTTATGGATCGACATTTTGCACAAACTAGGGAATGACTACTGTTCAcataagaaaaaaaaaagaaaaaacactgGAAGGACATCCGTATGAAGCCCTTTTTAATATCTAATATGTATGAAGTGACATAGATCTTCTAAAAAAATGAAGTGAAATAATAAAAAACTTAGACTGACACCACACGCCACATTTTGCAGACCGGAAAACCttgatttttattttcttattttctagAACAAAAGTACTCTAGAATTGTCTAAAATCGTGAGCTCGTTGAAGAACAAgaattttcttcctcttcttcttttgagAAAGAATCTTCTTTTTTtgataatgaagaagaagaaaacaatggTCTAAAATATCTTTGTTGAATGAAAAACAAACTTCAAAGGACAATCAACAAAATAATAAGCAGATGAAAATGCACTTGAATGCATGTAAGAGCCTAAGAGGTGGGCTAGTCCAGTCACGCAGAACGATACGAATAAAAAATTGTGAGCTGACTTAGTTGCATGGAGACATGGATTGTGTCCATGAATGCAGGGTTCTTATTTTATAGCCTATCCAATCAACATGTAGTAGGCTTTATTAGAAACTATGGACTCATATCCAGGTTTGTGGTGTCAAAATATGTACGACATGGAGCGTAGGTGTGGCTGCACCATGGCTCCAAGCAACATTTTTGAAAACAAACCGTTTAAACTTTAACCTTACATAGTCATACCTATTATATCATCTGGATATTTACTTTAAGAAACTTACTCACATGTGTGACCGAAGCTTCTGACCTGAGAACTGTCCTGCTCGTCCATCATTGAACAAAAACTCGTCACATGCTCTCTTGTGTGGATATCAAAGTTGTCATCGGTCGCCATACTCTCCGGTTCAACACTAGCAGTCTTGCCAGCAAACTACCACCGCCTCCACTCCTGAATCGACCAGCCCGCGACCTCCTGCCGCTAAACAAAAGCCCCACCCCTGACCACA
Above is a window of Triticum aestivum cultivar Chinese Spring chromosome 6B, IWGSC CS RefSeq v2.1, whole genome shotgun sequence DNA encoding:
- the LOC123138855 gene encoding wall-associated receptor kinase 3-like, whose translation is MGDETSPAPTPMGMPPCVLRRQDKRWKSVIIGVASGTGLVLLALIAFLVFNKFKCRRAQMLEGKYFQRNRGQLLQQLASQRADVSEKMIMTLQELEKATNNFDHGHEIGSGGHGTVYKGILSDLHVVAIKKPKMVSQREIDEFINEAAILSQINHKNVVKLYGCCFDTEVPLLVYEFVSNGTLRDHLHVEGPISLSWDDRLRIATETARSLAYLHSATLIPIIHGDIKPANILLDDTLTTKIADFGASRYIPLDKSGLTTMVQGTLGYLDPVYLHTGRLTAKSDVYSFGAMLIELMTRKKPFDYMASEDNILVEHFATLFAEGNLSLTLDPQVMNEGGNLIEEIAGIPVACVKLRRRERPTMREVELRLQVTQSSRGFKANVNTVVDSPLHRDERIKEGLTSRQYSMEEEYMLSARYPR